The bacterium genome includes the window TCATCGAAGGAAAAGGAAGAGGCTCACTCGTCCATCCCGAACATGGCGGGATCGAAGTCCATCATCCCGGCCAAGACCTTCACAAACGGATCGTCCCAAGCGTCCACCAGTGAGGCGTTGGTGTGGCCCTGGTCCACCAGCATGTTGATCCCATTGATGCCGCTGGCCGCGTCGCTGCTCAAGAACAGCAGCGTGTCGCCCATCTGCTCGGGAACCAGGGTGGGAACGTCGGCGGCCTCACGGTAACTGGCTCCAAACGCCAGCCACAGGTCGGCGTTGGCCCGGGCCAAGGGCGTGTCGGTGGGGCCGGGCATGATGGAGTTGATGCGCATGCCCCTTTGCAGGAAGGGGAACGCCTGCGCGGCCACATAGCCGTTGATGGCCTGCTTGGAGAACATGTAGCTGTCGGTGCCCTCGTGCTCGTCGATCCACGCCGCAGCGGTGTCCCAATCGGGAGTGGCCAGAAAGTCCTGCACCTGCTCAAGGTTGCTCATCCAGCCCAACCCGGCTGCCGAAGAGATAAAGCTCACCGAGCTGCCCCGGCCCAGCTTGCCGCCCTTGATCAGCGCTTCAATGAGATGGCGCTGAGAGGTGAAGTTGATCAACATCAGGTTGCCGGTGCCGTCGGCCACCCCGGCGCAAGCCAGCACGGTGTGCACTGGCCCTTCGATGGCCTCGACAGCGGCGTCCACA containing:
- a CDS encoding SDR family oxidoreductase produces the protein MADLVNYEGKRVLVVGGATGMGAAAAQKAASLGAHTIVLDIADVAYECGQSIHVNLGDQASVDAAVEAIEGPVHTVLACAGVADGTGNLMLINFTSQRHLIEALIKGGKLGRGSSVSFISSAAGLGWMSNLEQVQDFLATPDWDTAAAWIDEHEGTDSYMFSKQAINGYVAAQAFPFLQRGMRINSIMPGPTDTPLARANADLWLAFGASYREAADVPTLVPEQMGDTLLFLSSDAASGINGINMLVDQGHTNASLVDAWDDPFVKVLAGMMDFDPAMFGMDE